Proteins encoded in a region of the Equus asinus isolate D_3611 breed Donkey chromosome X, EquAss-T2T_v2, whole genome shotgun sequence genome:
- the LOC106823039 gene encoding protein BEX1, whose amino-acid sequence MASKEEQAVKNLNMENANQENEKKDEKEHDASKGEPLALPLEAGECCVPRGNRRRFRVRQPILQYRWDMTQRLGEPQARMREENMERIGEEVRQLREKLREKQLSHSLRAVSTDPPHHDHHDEFCLMP is encoded by the coding sequence ATGGCGTCCAAAGAGGAACAAGCAGTAAAAAACCTCAACATGGAAAATGCCaaccaggaaaatgaaaaaaaggatgaaaaggaaCACGATGCTAGTAAAGGAGAGCCCTTGGCCCTCCCTTTGGAAGCTGGTGAATGCTGTGTGCCTAGAGGAAATCGTAGACGGTTCCGTGTTAGGCAGCCCATCCTGCAATATAGATGGGACATGACCCAGAGGCTTGGAGAGCCACAGGCAAGGATGAGAGAAGAGAATATGGAAAGGATTGGGGAGGAGGTGAGACAGCTGAGGGAAAAGCTGAGGGAAAAGCAGTTGAGTCATAGTTTGCGGGCAGTTAGCACTGACCCCCCTCACCATGACCATCATGATGAGTTTTGCCTTATGCCTTGA